The following are from one region of the Spirochaetales bacterium genome:
- a CDS encoding efflux RND transporter permease subunit, which produces MSIGKFSVNNAVLANILMIAILIFGFLSLGRLPQEQFSEVPFFWVNIIVPYPGVSVEDIERNVTVKIENEYKGTKNLKRIVSTTSEGLSIVRIEFDDGIPKEEFDRLYQEVQTRFNKVELPDGVLDAEIDDFSAADFLPVIEVVLSGNVSYDILNRTAQQLEDELRGVDEVASVNLVGSRDRRLVIKADRQKMEALRLSIDEVVRAIRANNINVPGGILETDNREYLIRTINNIDDFDDLRNIVVRSDRTGGPGTIHVYDIATVTESYDQRGIVARLNGSPAITLRIAKVTGGSSTRVIDRIKNHIGTFSETSPEGIRFTLLNDSTVQIRDSIDTLLSNALIGFILLVVILFVFIGLRNAIMTAIGIPVTFAITFIILELMGETFNTNTLFGLVLVLGLIVDDAIVIVENNYRLELGGLTRREAAIRGTNQVIIPVIASTLTTVAAFLPLMILPGTIGKFLRVIPLTVSIALLASTFEATFFLPPHYAEWPGKVKRRRQVIFEAIRARFKRMIARLYLHRRIVVILLVIVTIGFFFAVPLIRQDLFSAEDFTLFYIDIELPLGSNRSKTEAVVSSFEERLLPLIGNGEVAAINSFIGFASGSNSNTVKSNIAQITVDLSERKEGRKRPISLIMAEIRELCDDISGIEDVQYRKAVNGPPVTPPVSFRIFGNSLEHLDTVRQGIRERLFSYPELLNIRDNAEQGTPELRIRINQNRAEQFGFSTLSIGQAIKASFDGITASSFFKDNREIDIIVTFDSGPSLSIEEMEELKLITPDGRAIPFSSVCTIEQGRGLASIRREDGKREVTIEADAYTNETIRSINTDIVRLFEEEYKSKFPDVTLSVGGEFAEFGDLIFQILRIFLIGLALIYIILATQFKSYSQPFIILVSIPFAFVGVIVFLLISGTPFSTTVLYSGVALAGIAVNDAIVLISFINELKKGNRPLGEAVIEAAETRLRPILLTSVTTIAGLLPTAIGIGGVSVVWGPMASTIVFGLIFSTASTLVFVPCFYGLLYDKKKKGGEPSVLTAETGEP; this is translated from the coding sequence ATGAGTATAGGAAAGTTCTCGGTCAACAATGCGGTACTGGCAAATATACTCATGATCGCCATTCTCATTTTCGGGTTTTTGAGTCTTGGCCGGCTTCCGCAGGAACAATTCAGCGAGGTGCCCTTTTTCTGGGTCAACATCATCGTTCCGTATCCCGGTGTTTCCGTCGAGGATATCGAACGCAATGTAACCGTGAAGATTGAAAATGAATACAAAGGAACCAAAAACCTGAAACGTATCGTTTCGACCACGAGTGAGGGATTGAGTATCGTCCGCATAGAGTTCGACGACGGGATTCCGAAAGAGGAATTCGACCGTCTCTATCAGGAAGTACAGACGCGTTTCAACAAGGTGGAGTTGCCCGACGGCGTCCTCGATGCGGAAATCGACGATTTTTCTGCTGCCGATTTCCTCCCCGTCATTGAAGTAGTCCTTTCGGGAAATGTTTCCTATGATATTCTCAACAGAACCGCGCAACAGCTGGAAGATGAGCTGCGCGGCGTCGATGAGGTAGCCTCGGTCAATCTTGTCGGATCCCGTGACAGGCGGCTGGTCATCAAGGCGGACAGGCAGAAAATGGAGGCGCTTCGCCTTTCAATCGACGAGGTGGTAAGGGCGATCCGGGCCAACAACATCAATGTTCCCGGGGGAATTCTAGAAACGGACAACAGGGAATATTTGATCAGGACGATCAACAATATCGATGATTTCGATGATTTGAGAAACATCGTCGTCCGCAGTGATCGTACGGGCGGTCCGGGAACCATTCATGTTTACGATATCGCCACTGTCACGGAAAGCTACGATCAACGGGGTATCGTAGCCCGGTTGAACGGCAGCCCCGCGATTACCCTCCGGATAGCGAAAGTGACCGGTGGAAGCTCGACGCGTGTGATCGATCGCATCAAGAACCATATCGGGACTTTCAGTGAAACATCTCCTGAGGGGATTCGCTTTACCCTGTTAAATGATTCGACGGTCCAGATTCGTGACAGCATCGATACCCTTCTTTCAAATGCCCTGATAGGTTTTATTCTTCTTGTGGTCATTCTCTTTGTCTTTATCGGCCTTCGAAACGCGATAATGACCGCGATCGGAATTCCCGTTACCTTTGCAATTACCTTTATCATACTCGAACTAATGGGTGAAACATTCAATACCAATACCCTTTTCGGACTCGTCCTGGTTCTGGGGTTGATTGTCGACGACGCCATCGTTATTGTCGAGAATAATTACCGGCTCGAACTGGGCGGTCTTACGAGAAGAGAGGCGGCAATACGGGGCACAAACCAGGTAATCATTCCGGTTATCGCCTCGACACTGACAACCGTTGCGGCATTCCTGCCGCTGATGATTCTGCCGGGAACGATCGGGAAGTTTTTACGTGTTATTCCACTGACTGTTTCGATCGCCCTGCTGGCCTCGACTTTCGAAGCGACATTTTTCCTTCCGCCGCATTATGCGGAATGGCCTGGAAAGGTGAAGAGGAGGAGGCAGGTTATTTTCGAAGCGATACGAGCCCGTTTTAAAAGAATGATCGCGCGGCTTTATTTGCACAGGCGTATCGTCGTCATTCTTCTCGTGATTGTTACGATCGGATTCTTTTTTGCGGTTCCATTGATAAGGCAGGACCTGTTCAGCGCGGAAGACTTCACCCTTTTTTATATCGATATCGAACTGCCGCTTGGTTCGAATAGAAGCAAAACCGAGGCCGTGGTTTCGTCATTCGAAGAACGGTTGCTGCCGCTTATCGGTAACGGTGAAGTGGCGGCGATAAACTCTTTTATCGGATTCGCTTCCGGAAGCAACAGCAATACGGTGAAAAGCAATATCGCCCAGATCACGGTCGATCTGTCCGAACGCAAGGAAGGGCGAAAAAGGCCGATCAGCCTTATCATGGCGGAAATACGTGAACTGTGCGACGACATTTCCGGGATCGAGGATGTGCAGTACCGTAAAGCGGTCAATGGTCCCCCGGTTACACCCCCGGTTTCCTTCAGAATATTCGGCAACTCGCTGGAACATCTGGATACCGTCAGGCAGGGGATCAGGGAACGGCTTTTTTCCTACCCGGAACTGCTCAATATAAGGGACAATGCGGAACAGGGAACGCCGGAACTTCGAATCCGGATCAATCAGAATCGGGCTGAACAATTCGGGTTTTCAACCCTTTCGATCGGTCAGGCGATTAAGGCAAGCTTTGACGGAATCACGGCGAGTTCCTTTTTCAAGGACAACCGGGAAATCGACATTATCGTGACTTTTGATTCCGGTCCCTCACTCTCGATCGAAGAGATGGAAGAGTTGAAACTCATTACTCCGGATGGAAGGGCTATCCCCTTTTCATCGGTATGCACGATAGAACAGGGGAGGGGGCTTGCATCGATCCGTCGCGAAGACGGGAAACGTGAGGTTACCATCGAGGCGGATGCATATACGAATGAAACGATCCGGAGTATCAATACCGATATCGTGCGTCTTTTTGAGGAGGAGTACAAATCGAAATTTCCGGATGTGACACTCAGTGTCGGGGGCGAGTTTGCGGAGTTTGGCGATTTGATATTTCAGATCCTGCGGATATTTTTGATCGGGCTGGCACTCATCTACATTATTCTGGCAACACAATTCAAGTCGTACAGCCAACCCTTTATCATCCTTGTCTCGATACCTTTTGCCTTTGTCGGGGTCATCGTTTTTCTTTTGATATCGGGCACCCCTTTTTCCACAACGGTCCTCTACTCCGGGGTCGCGTTGGCGGGGATTGCGGTCAATGACGCGATCGTCCTTATCAGTTTTATCAATGAACTGAAAAAGGGAAACAGGCCCCTCGGTGAGGCCGTCATCGAGGCCGCAGAAACACGTCTCCGGCCAATTCTTCTTACTTCAGTCACCACCATTGCCGGTCTTCTCCCGACCGCGATCGGGATCGGAGGAGTCTCTGTGGTGTGGGGACCCATGGCGAGTACGATCGTATTCGGTCTTATTTTTTCAACGGCCTCGACCCTTGTTTTTGTCCCATGTTTTTACGGGCTTCTCTACGATAAAAAGAAGAAAGGGGGAGAACCTTCCGTTTTGACGGCAGAAACAGGCGAACCATAA
- a CDS encoding valine--tRNA ligase: MSEKEILAKTYNSSEVEEPIYKRWLSSGAFHAVPDSRGPDRRYVVMMPLPNVTGALHMGHAMDNVMQDLLIRWHRMMGDNTLWMPGTDHAGIATQAVVEKRLKELEGLTRHDVGRDGLVERIWRWKDQYQSRIIEQQQRMGCSCDWKRQRFTMDAVCAGAVRHAFFRMFSDSLIFRGKRLVNWDVYLRTTISDDEMYYETINGYFWHLVYPVIDPQKGEPENVVVATTRPETMLGDTAVAVHPDPEKALNQIIKETEEQLSYVSGAVKAELEEKRTALEERKNAVLPRLLLLRDMALDGRKVNLPLLDRPIPLITDEWAKPELGSGCVKITPAHDYNDYDVWMRHRDMIDIINILNSDGTLNENAGPYAGLDRFQAREAVVSDLKAQGLLEKTEEREVEIGHSDRSKTPVEPFLSDQWFIKMGDVDGGILMGRGTKKEFSSPGLVQAAMDAVSDGRVAIHPERYTKTYLDWLSEKRDWPISRQLWWGHRIPVWSKTYEAGALGNEKVFAEIAEYLKHKNSEEEEVLVGINAIDTERGVLFHEKELGGLKPPAWHREEACRIDVCLLSDTEGVIRLLEEHGFEQDKDVLDTWFSSALWPFSTLGWPSPETAEIEEGEAVLGAQNGSENCLDYYYPGSCLVTARDIITLWVARMVLAGLYCLGDVPFTDVFIHANILDGKGVRMSKSKGNGIDPVDIIGAYGTDAMRYVLCDMQTGTQDIRLPVTAVCPECGYHNDLGITKHGSSIFCYVCGKNTDGSLRKGACGKEFDVLGTLPHLKQATLISERFETGRAFCTKLWNSARFVFMNLGDPPDTDIDPDELLIEDRWILGRLSETIREVTHGLEIYNPSYAMNAVREFFWSNFCDWYLELAKPRLYNKTDVSRDIACRMLTFVMDVTLRLLHPFIPFMTEYLWQKLGTLAAERGLGTIASLSPSRDLITAAWPRPLMDSEDGEVVSAFSILQEIVRAVRDIRADRSVPPKQKLTVTLDPQKETEGIIGNNIHVLKELAGIETVNLQQGAKRMPGSASKIAGGCQLFVHDIIDDELEKKRLKEALLKANNEIDVCRKKLENKNFIERAPRDVVQKQRDRLSDCLADKDRITKSLKELE, from the coding sequence ATGAGTGAAAAGGAAATACTTGCAAAAACATATAATTCTTCGGAAGTCGAGGAACCTATATATAAACGGTGGCTTTCATCCGGTGCATTCCATGCCGTCCCGGATTCCCGGGGGCCCGACAGACGATATGTGGTGATGATGCCGCTTCCGAATGTAACGGGGGCGCTCCATATGGGGCACGCAATGGATAATGTGATGCAGGATCTTCTTATCCGTTGGCACAGGATGATGGGCGACAATACACTCTGGATGCCGGGTACCGATCATGCCGGTATCGCCACACAGGCGGTTGTCGAAAAGAGGCTCAAGGAACTCGAGGGGCTGACGCGCCACGATGTCGGAAGAGACGGGCTTGTGGAGCGTATCTGGCGATGGAAGGACCAGTATCAGTCCCGTATTATCGAACAGCAGCAGCGGATGGGCTGCAGCTGCGATTGGAAGCGGCAGCGGTTTACCATGGACGCGGTGTGTGCCGGGGCGGTACGGCACGCTTTTTTCAGGATGTTTTCCGACTCACTTATTTTCAGGGGAAAACGTCTCGTGAACTGGGACGTTTATCTGCGCACCACGATTTCCGATGACGAGATGTATTACGAAACCATTAACGGTTATTTTTGGCATCTTGTCTATCCGGTTATCGATCCCCAAAAAGGCGAACCCGAAAATGTGGTCGTGGCGACGACAAGGCCGGAAACCATGCTCGGCGATACGGCGGTCGCGGTACATCCCGACCCGGAAAAGGCGCTGAACCAAATCATTAAGGAAACGGAAGAACAATTGTCGTACGTCTCCGGGGCCGTGAAGGCGGAGCTTGAAGAAAAACGCACGGCACTCGAAGAAAGAAAGAACGCCGTGTTGCCGCGGCTTCTTCTCCTCAGGGATATGGCCCTTGACGGCAGGAAGGTCAACCTTCCCCTCCTTGATAGACCGATCCCCCTTATCACGGACGAATGGGCGAAACCGGAACTCGGTTCCGGCTGCGTTAAAATCACCCCCGCCCATGATTACAATGACTACGATGTCTGGATGCGACACAGGGACATGATCGATATCATCAATATTTTGAACTCTGACGGAACCCTGAACGAAAACGCGGGGCCGTATGCGGGTTTGGACCGATTTCAGGCTCGCGAGGCGGTCGTCTCCGATCTGAAGGCACAGGGACTCCTCGAGAAAACGGAGGAACGGGAGGTCGAGATCGGTCACAGTGACAGAAGCAAGACCCCGGTCGAGCCTTTTCTTTCCGATCAATGGTTCATTAAAATGGGTGATGTGGACGGCGGCATCCTCATGGGCAGGGGAACGAAAAAGGAGTTTTCCTCGCCCGGTCTCGTTCAGGCAGCCATGGATGCTGTTTCAGACGGAAGGGTGGCGATCCATCCGGAGCGGTATACGAAGACATACCTCGATTGGTTGTCAGAAAAACGCGATTGGCCTATCAGCAGGCAACTCTGGTGGGGGCATAGAATCCCGGTTTGGTCGAAGACATATGAAGCGGGGGCGCTTGGAAACGAGAAAGTTTTTGCTGAAATTGCGGAATACCTGAAACATAAAAACAGCGAAGAAGAGGAAGTCCTTGTCGGTATCAATGCAATCGATACGGAAAGAGGGGTGCTTTTTCACGAAAAGGAACTCGGCGGTTTGAAGCCGCCCGCGTGGCATCGGGAAGAAGCATGCCGTATCGACGTCTGCCTCCTTTCGGACACCGAAGGCGTTATCCGTCTTCTTGAAGAACACGGTTTCGAACAGGACAAGGATGTCCTCGATACCTGGTTTTCCTCCGCGCTCTGGCCGTTCTCCACACTCGGATGGCCCTCCCCTGAAACCGCTGAAATCGAAGAAGGCGAGGCGGTTTTAGGCGCTCAAAACGGATCCGAAAACTGTCTCGATTACTACTACCCGGGAAGCTGCCTGGTAACGGCGCGTGACATCATCACTCTCTGGGTAGCCCGAATGGTTCTTGCCGGACTCTACTGCCTTGGCGACGTCCCTTTTACCGATGTCTTCATTCACGCAAATATCCTCGACGGCAAGGGAGTGAGGATGAGTAAATCGAAGGGAAACGGGATTGATCCGGTGGATATAATCGGGGCGTACGGAACGGACGCAATGCGCTATGTGCTCTGCGATATGCAGACCGGCACCCAGGATATCCGCCTGCCGGTCACCGCGGTCTGTCCGGAATGCGGCTATCACAACGACCTGGGGATCACCAAGCACGGCAGCAGTATCTTCTGCTATGTGTGCGGGAAAAACACCGATGGTTCTCTGCGAAAGGGCGCCTGTGGGAAAGAGTTCGACGTACTCGGCACGCTTCCGCATCTGAAACAGGCAACATTGATCAGCGAACGCTTTGAAACCGGGAGGGCTTTCTGTACGAAGTTGTGGAACTCCGCCCGTTTTGTGTTTATGAATTTAGGAGATCCCCCGGATACGGATATCGATCCGGATGAATTGCTTATCGAGGACAGGTGGATTTTGGGCCGGCTGAGTGAGACGATACGGGAGGTGACGCATGGCCTCGAGATATACAATCCATCGTACGCCATGAATGCGGTAAGGGAGTTTTTCTGGTCGAATTTTTGCGACTGGTACCTGGAACTCGCTAAACCGCGGTTGTACAACAAGACCGATGTTTCGCGTGATATCGCGTGCCGGATGCTTACGTTTGTGATGGATGTCACACTCAGGCTGCTTCATCCCTTTATCCCCTTTATGACTGAATATCTCTGGCAAAAGCTCGGGACGCTTGCGGCCGAACGCGGGCTTGGAACGATCGCTTCCCTTTCTCCTTCACGGGATCTTATTACTGCGGCATGGCCGCGTCCGTTGATGGACTCGGAAGACGGTGAGGTGGTTTCGGCGTTTTCAATCCTTCAGGAGATTGTCAGGGCGGTCCGGGATATCCGGGCCGACAGATCCGTACCTCCGAAACAAAAACTCACCGTCACCCTCGATCCGCAAAAGGAAACGGAAGGAATTATCGGGAACAATATCCATGTGCTTAAAGAACTCGCGGGTATCGAGACGGTGAATCTGCAACAGGGGGCAAAACGGATGCCCGGTTCGGCATCAAAGATAGCGGGCGGATGTCAGCTTTTTGTGCATGATATTATCGATGATGAACTCGAAAAGAAACGGCTAAAGGAAGCACTCCTTAAGGCCAATAACGAAATAGATGTCTGCCGGAAGAAACTCGAAAATAAAAACTTTATCGAACGAGCGCCCCGGGATGTGGTACAGAAGCAACGGGACAGGCTCTCGGACTGCTTGGCCGACAAGGACAGAATCACGAAAAGTCTGAAAGAACTCGAATAA